From the Perognathus longimembris pacificus isolate PPM17 chromosome 9, ASM2315922v1, whole genome shotgun sequence genome, one window contains:
- the Nmbr gene encoding neuromedin-B receptor, translating into MPPRPLANLYGASGANDSDVVPEVWKQDVLPGSDGTTAELVVRCVIPSVYLVIVTVGLLGNVVLMKIFITNSAMRSVPNIFISNLAAGDLLLLLTCVPVDASRYFFDEWVFGKLGCKLIPAIQLTSVGVSVFTLTALSADRYRAIVNPMDMQTSGAVLWTCLKAGGIWLISVLLAVPEAVFSQLARIGSLDNGSFTACIPYPQTNELHPKIHSVLIFLVYFLIPLAIISIYYYHIAKTLIKSAHNLPGEYNEHTKKQMETRKRLAKIVLVFVGCFVFCWFPNHILYMYRSFNYKEIDPSLGHMIVTLVARVLSFSNSCVNPFALYLLSESFRKHFNSQLCCGKKSYGERSTSYLLSSSAVHMTSLKSNAKNTMTNSGLLNGHGLKQEMAL; encoded by the exons ATGCCTCCCAGGCCTCTGGCCAACCTTTATGGGGCGTCAGGCGCCAATGACAGCGATGTCGTTCCTGAAGTGTGGAAACAGGATGTCCTGCCGGGATCGGATGGGACCACAGCCGAACTGGTGGTCCGCTGCGTGATCCCCTCTGTCTACCTGGTCATCGTCACCGTGGGTTTGCTGGGCAACGTGGTGCTCATGAAGATCTTCATCACCAACAGCGCCATGAGGAGCGTCCCCAACATCTTCATCTCTAACCTGGCGGCGGgggacctgctgctgctgctcaccTGCGTCCCGGTGGACGCCTCGCGCTACTTCTTTGACGAATGGGTGTTTGGCAAGCTGGGCTGCAAACTTATCCCGGCCATCCAGCTCACCTCCGTGGGGGTGTCAGTGTTCACACTCACCGCCCTCAGCGCCGACAG GTACAGAGCTATCGTAAACCCCATGGACATGCAGACGTCAGGGGCTGTGCTGTGGACCTGTCTGAAGGCCGGTGGCATCTGGCTGATCTCCGTGTTGCTGGCAGTGCCTGAAGCTGTGTTTTCTCAACTGGCACGCATAGGTAGCTTGGACAATGGCAGCTTTACAGCGTGTATACCCTACCCGCAGACGAATGAACTGCATCCAAAGATTCATTCAGTGCTCATCTTTTTGGTCTACTTCCTCATACCACTGGCTATTATTAGCATCTATTATTATCATATTGCAAAGACTTTAATTAAAAGTGCCCATAATCTCCCTGGAGAGTACAATGAACATACCAAAAAGCAG ATGGAAACACGGAAACGCTTGGCTAAAATTGTGCTAGTCTTTGTGGGATGTTTTGTCTTCTGTTGGTTTCCAAATCACATCCTCTACATGTACCGGTCTTTCAATTACAAGGAGATTGACCCATCTTTAGGTCATATGATTGTCACCTTAGTTGCACGGGTTCTGAGCTTTAGCAATTCTTGTGTCAATCCATTTGCTCTGTATTTACTCAGTGAAAGCTTCAGGAAGCATTTCAACAGTCAGCTCTGCTGTGGAAAGAAGTCATATGGAGAGAGATCAACTAGCTACCTTCTCAGTTCCTCAGCTGTGCATATGACATCTCTGAAAAGCAATGCTAAGAACACAATGACCAATTCTGGTTTACTAAATGGGCACGGCTTGAAACAGGAAATGGCTCTGTGA